In Haloplanus rubicundus, one DNA window encodes the following:
- a CDS encoding fla cluster protein FlaF: protein MSPLGFSVSGSAAIIFVGIFLAFSTAYTASANGFERVNDARSAVDEEALERQNTALTVTNATYDAGTDTLTVEAVNEGSTTLDVAAVDLIVDNAYRDDFTARTVGGDNSTALWLPGERLHLEVNATTRPNRVKLVSGPGVADVEVI, encoded by the coding sequence GTGTCCCCTTTGGGCTTTAGCGTCAGCGGGTCGGCCGCGATCATCTTCGTCGGTATCTTCCTCGCCTTCTCGACGGCGTACACCGCCTCGGCCAACGGGTTCGAGCGGGTGAACGACGCCCGATCCGCGGTGGACGAGGAGGCCCTCGAACGGCAGAACACCGCCCTCACGGTGACGAACGCCACGTACGACGCCGGCACCGACACCCTGACGGTCGAGGCAGTCAACGAGGGATCGACGACCCTCGACGTCGCGGCCGTCGACCTCATCGTGGACAACGCGTACCGAGACGACTTCACCGCGCGGACCGTCGGCGGCGACAACTCGACGGCGCTGTGGCTCCCCGGCGAGCGCCTCCACCTCGAAGTGAACGCCACGACCCGCCCGAACCGCGTGAAACTCGTCTCCGGTCCCGGCGTGGCCGACGTGGAGGTGATCTGA
- the cheY gene encoding chemotaxis protein CheY, with translation MPPQVLLVDDSDFMRNLLREILEENFEIVDEAENGVEAVELYREHDPDLVMMDIVMPIRDGIEATSEITGSDPDANVIMCTSVGQEEKMKNAVKAGADGYITKPFQKPNVLEAIDDVVA, from the coding sequence ATGCCACCGCAAGTGCTACTCGTCGACGACTCGGATTTCATGCGCAACCTTCTGCGCGAAATCCTCGAAGAGAACTTCGAGATCGTCGATGAAGCCGAAAACGGCGTCGAGGCCGTCGAACTTTATCGGGAGCACGATCCCGATCTGGTGATGATGGACATCGTGATGCCGATCCGCGACGGGATCGAGGCAACGAGCGAAATCACGGGGAGCGACCCCGACGCGAACGTCATCATGTGCACCAGCGTGGGTCAGGAAGAGAAGATGAAAAACGCCGTGAAGGCCGGTGCGGACGGCTACATCACGAAACCGTTCCAGAAGCCGAACGTGCTGGAAGCAATCGACGACGTCGTGGCCTGA
- a CDS encoding winged helix-turn-helix domain-containing protein, whose amino-acid sequence MDGIEMLRVLGNEYNPQILSFAHEPRSAQELSDELDVPIATCYRRIEELQDADLLEHHDRVLSDERRRVNVYRRNIEEVVVCFSEGDVSVEVEERRQVQNQIDEVWRTLSSE is encoded by the coding sequence ATGGACGGGATCGAGATGCTTCGGGTTCTGGGCAACGAGTACAACCCGCAAATACTGAGTTTCGCTCACGAACCACGGTCGGCCCAGGAACTCAGCGACGAACTCGACGTACCGATCGCCACCTGTTACCGCCGGATCGAGGAACTACAGGACGCGGACCTGCTCGAACACCACGACCGGGTGCTCTCCGACGAACGCCGGCGAGTCAACGTCTACCGTCGGAACATCGAGGAAGTCGTCGTGTGCTTCAGCGAGGGGGACGTCTCCGTCGAGGTGGAAGAGCGCCGACAGGTCCAGAATCAGATCGACGAGGTCTGGCGAACGCTCTCCTCGGAGTGA
- a CDS encoding archaellin/type IV pilin N-terminal domain-containing protein, whose translation MFEERTERGQVGIGTLIVFIAMVLVAAIAAGVLINTAGFLQTQSEQTGQQSSAQVTDRLEPVSKTGNVSAYDSYNETIVANTTPYSDGNNTNVSLRVNEVSMVVQKSPGASDINMSATTFELVGPGGTDRFAFTNKTVVNRSGAAGPDDRTRALQDDDSSLNASEGNSGLILNSRTDRLVVTLNMTKLATNGAFANEPLEPGDTMTLRVNTESGATSIIRIQVPQSLSGEESVEL comes from the coding sequence ATGTTCGAAGAACGAACGGAGCGGGGGCAGGTCGGTATTGGGACGCTCATCGTGTTCATCGCGATGGTCCTGGTCGCGGCGATCGCGGCCGGCGTCCTCATCAATACCGCCGGCTTCCTCCAGACGCAGTCAGAACAGACCGGCCAACAGAGTAGCGCACAGGTCACCGACCGGCTCGAACCGGTCTCGAAGACCGGCAACGTGTCCGCTTACGACTCGTACAACGAGACCATCGTCGCGAACACGACTCCGTACTCCGATGGGAACAACACCAACGTCTCCTTGCGGGTCAACGAGGTATCGATGGTGGTCCAGAAGTCACCGGGGGCGAGCGACATCAACATGAGCGCGACCACGTTCGAACTGGTCGGACCGGGCGGCACCGACCGCTTCGCGTTCACCAACAAGACGGTTGTCAACCGGTCCGGGGCGGCCGGGCCGGACGACCGGACGCGAGCGCTTCAGGACGACGACTCGTCGCTCAACGCCTCCGAGGGTAACAGCGGCCTCATCCTGAACAGCCGGACCGACCGACTGGTCGTCACCCTCAACATGACCAAGTTGGCGACCAACGGTGCCTTCGCCAACGAACCGCTCGAACCCGGTGACACCATGACTCTCCGGGTCAACACCGAGAGCGGCGCGACGAGTATCATCCGCATCCAGGTGCCCCAGTCGCTGTCCGGTGAGGAATCCGTCGAACTGTAA
- a CDS encoding chemotaxis protein CheD, with translation MKTYGGTSASGRTRKRVGIADFAVTADGAVLATSGLGSCLGIGLRDGRAGVAGLIHVMLPTAPEDPPNVAKYADTGIDAVLDAMCAEGASPDRVRAKLVGGSAMFEFDSQDEPIGERNVAVTRATLDRLGIPVDAEDVGGNSGRSIRFHGDTGDLRIKSAGTERRI, from the coding sequence ATGAAGACCTACGGCGGGACGTCGGCGTCGGGCCGGACCCGCAAGCGGGTCGGCATCGCTGATTTCGCGGTCACCGCGGACGGGGCCGTCCTGGCCACCAGCGGACTCGGCTCCTGTCTCGGGATCGGTCTCCGCGACGGACGGGCGGGTGTCGCTGGCCTCATCCACGTCATGCTGCCGACGGCGCCCGAGGACCCGCCGAACGTCGCCAAATACGCCGACACGGGCATCGACGCCGTGTTGGACGCGATGTGTGCCGAAGGGGCGTCGCCGGACCGCGTCCGGGCGAAACTCGTCGGCGGGAGCGCCATGTTCGAGTTCGACAGTCAGGACGAACCCATCGGTGAGCGAAACGTCGCGGTCACCCGGGCGACGCTCGACCGACTCGGCATCCCCGTCGACGCCGAGGACGTGGGCGGCAACTCGGGGCGGTCGATTCGGTTTCACGGCGACACCGGAGATCTCCGTATCAAATCCGCCGGAACCGAACGTCGGATCTGA
- a CDS encoding archaellin/type IV pilin N-terminal domain-containing protein, with the protein MFEERTERGQVGIGTLIVFIAMVLVAAIAAGVLINTAGFLQTQSEQTGQQSSAQVTDRLEPVSKTGNVSAYNRTYTLDNGSVVSPGTENATFVGVETGDDRNLSAANQSLAVHEVSLVVQKSPGASDINMSATTFELVGPDGTDRFAFTNEDVINRSDASGPDDRTRALQDDDNSLNESRGSGLILNSRTDRLVVTLDFNETAKDDTFVNGPLDSGETVTLRINTESGATSIIRIQVPQSLSGEESVEL; encoded by the coding sequence ATGTTCGAAGAACGAACGGAGAGGGGGCAGGTCGGTATTGGGACGCTCATCGTGTTCATCGCGATGGTCCTGGTCGCGGCGATCGCGGCCGGCGTCCTGATCAACACCGCCGGCTTCCTCCAGACGCAGTCAGAACAGACCGGCCAACAGAGTAGCGCACAGGTCACCGACCGGCTCGAACCCGTCTCGAAAACCGGGAACGTGTCCGCGTACAACCGTACGTACACCCTTGACAACGGCTCGGTCGTCAGTCCCGGTACCGAGAACGCCACGTTCGTGGGCGTCGAAACCGGCGACGACAGGAATCTCTCGGCGGCGAACCAGTCGCTAGCGGTTCACGAGGTGTCACTGGTGGTCCAGAAGTCACCGGGGGCGAGCGACATCAACATGAGCGCGACCACGTTCGAACTCGTCGGACCGGACGGCACCGACCGCTTCGCGTTCACCAACGAGGACGTGATCAACCGATCCGACGCGTCCGGGCCGGACGACCGGACCCGTGCGCTTCAGGACGACGACAACTCGCTCAACGAGAGTCGAGGTAGCGGCCTCATCCTGAACAGCCGGACCGACCGGCTGGTCGTCACGCTCGATTTCAACGAGACGGCCAAAGACGATACGTTCGTCAACGGGCCACTCGACTCCGGCGAGACGGTTACGCTCCGGATCAACACCGAGAGTGGTGCGACGAGTATCATTCGCATCCAGGTGCCTCAGTCGCTGTCCGGTGAGGAATCCGTCGAGCTGTAA
- a CDS encoding DUF7521 family protein: protein MLVVEYLYLAATAVLVVSGLTMVGMAIRAYLQTTRRAMIHVSLGFGLIAAAAIATAISAFVTDFEGVRSLLLVNNGLSSLGFILVVYSLVIYD from the coding sequence ATGCTCGTCGTCGAATACCTTTATTTAGCCGCCACGGCCGTGCTGGTCGTTTCCGGGCTGACGATGGTCGGCATGGCGATCAGGGCGTACCTCCAGACCACTCGCCGCGCGATGATCCACGTCTCGCTCGGCTTCGGCCTCATCGCCGCCGCCGCCATCGCGACGGCGATCAGTGCGTTCGTCACGGACTTCGAGGGCGTCCGGTCGCTGCTGCTGGTCAACAACGGCCTCTCGTCGCTCGGGTTCATTCTCGTCGTCTACAGTCTCGTTATCTACGATTGA
- a CDS encoding chemotaxis protein CheC — MRVDIQSLGTYNRLAQEGAEHAAASLTGMTGIETYVDVTNVTLMSKRDVEDVFGGTEFVGVQIGLGGGLSGETALAFDRDSAASIVDVLVPGASAGDDDEFDDMARSGINEIGNIMMGGFVDGWADYLSTSVDMTPPTYVERDGTDVLPEGALDRAEEEHVFVFESQMTAVDEEIDAYIYMLPEYGAFAEMLEASDDHDDAIPMDKLTVFDEMTRQGAERAAENVSSMTGIETDVDVSRLSFVPIEDVPNTARDEVYVGTVMEFKGTPGGYLAILFDEPSARTIVDATVPMELDEPLGDMGESAIQEMGNIMTSGFIDGWANVLQTSIDHTPPELVHDLGTAILSPIAGRLGQSQEYAFLMDSTVVTPEGEFNCEIYAIPDEQKLKEALDALLVERSDQLEANRESLF; from the coding sequence ATGCGTGTCGATATTCAGTCGCTCGGCACCTACAACCGCCTCGCACAGGAGGGGGCGGAACACGCCGCAGCGTCGCTGACGGGGATGACGGGCATCGAGACGTACGTCGACGTGACCAACGTCACGCTCATGTCGAAACGTGACGTGGAGGACGTCTTCGGCGGGACGGAGTTCGTCGGCGTCCAGATCGGTCTCGGTGGCGGGCTCTCCGGCGAGACGGCGCTCGCGTTCGACCGCGACAGCGCCGCGAGCATCGTCGACGTCCTCGTCCCGGGGGCGAGCGCCGGCGACGACGACGAGTTCGACGACATGGCACGGAGCGGGATCAACGAGATCGGCAACATCATGATGGGTGGCTTCGTCGACGGCTGGGCCGACTACCTGTCGACGAGCGTCGACATGACGCCGCCGACCTACGTCGAACGCGACGGCACCGACGTCCTTCCCGAGGGTGCGCTCGACCGCGCCGAGGAGGAACACGTCTTCGTCTTCGAGAGTCAGATGACGGCCGTCGACGAGGAGATCGACGCCTACATCTACATGTTGCCGGAGTACGGCGCCTTCGCGGAGATGCTCGAGGCGAGCGACGACCACGACGACGCCATCCCGATGGACAAGCTGACGGTCTTCGACGAGATGACGCGGCAGGGCGCCGAACGCGCCGCCGAGAACGTCTCGTCGATGACGGGCATCGAGACCGACGTCGACGTGAGTCGACTCAGCTTCGTCCCTATCGAGGACGTCCCGAACACGGCACGGGACGAGGTGTACGTCGGCACGGTCATGGAGTTCAAGGGGACCCCCGGCGGCTACCTCGCGATCCTCTTCGACGAGCCGTCTGCGCGGACCATCGTCGACGCCACGGTGCCCATGGAACTGGACGAACCACTCGGCGACATGGGCGAGAGCGCGATTCAGGAGATGGGAAACATCATGACCAGCGGGTTCATCGACGGGTGGGCGAACGTCCTGCAGACGAGCATCGACCACACGCCGCCCGAACTGGTTCACGACCTGGGGACGGCGATCCTCAGCCCCATCGCGGGTCGGCTCGGCCAGTCACAGGAGTACGCGTTCCTCATGGACTCGACGGTCGTCACGCCGGAAGGCGAGTTCAACTGCGAGATATACGCCATCCCCGACGAACAGAAGCTCAAGGAGGCCCTCGACGCCCTTTTGGTCGAACGGAGCGACCAGCTCGAAGCCAACCGAGAGTCGCTCTTCTAA
- a CDS encoding DUF7500 family protein — protein MPSDSDDSVSERGKVLTEEELDLTRHDNVSELDDGRYVVSTGSGPTSDEATEARENVRDALDDDPGDSAADDEPEITEMDVNAWLEDYFREADAQYGFHATAKFDDGVSRHQVVSNDVVTSFESLLIWYAQHVGGGTPVEDVLGILLAESSVSVRYPVRTLTGLLKRYDLDRDDSIGDLLEAVADEEAVALSPD, from the coding sequence ATGCCATCCGACTCAGACGACTCCGTCTCGGAGCGCGGCAAGGTTCTCACCGAGGAGGAGTTAGACCTCACCAGACACGACAACGTCTCCGAACTCGACGACGGTCGATACGTCGTCTCGACCGGCAGCGGTCCGACCAGCGACGAGGCGACGGAGGCTCGCGAGAACGTCCGCGACGCCCTCGACGACGACCCCGGCGACAGCGCCGCCGACGACGAGCCGGAGATCACCGAAATGGACGTCAACGCGTGGCTCGAAGACTACTTCCGCGAAGCCGACGCCCAGTACGGGTTCCACGCCACGGCCAAGTTCGACGACGGGGTCAGCCGCCACCAGGTCGTCTCGAACGACGTGGTCACCAGCTTCGAGTCGCTGTTGATCTGGTACGCCCAGCACGTCGGCGGCGGGACGCCCGTCGAGGACGTTCTCGGCATTCTGCTCGCGGAGTCGAGCGTGTCGGTCCGCTACCCGGTCCGGACGCTCACGGGGCTGCTCAAGCGCTACGACCTCGACCGCGACGACTCCATCGGCGACCTGCTCGAAGCTGTCGCCGACGAGGAGGCCGTTGCACTGTCGCCGGACTGA
- a CDS encoding RAD55 family ATPase encodes MTELTRTGIEGLDSILGGGIVDNATVLISGNPGTGKSILGLQYIYNGVQEFDEKGIYLSFEENREDIAQAAESIGFDDWRELVEEDEILIYDKQELLRHNDFNDTLELLLDEFEEMEYERLVLDSLTMFELFFADEQEKRTYLLKFSDILKANGLTSLLIAEQSAVFPEQDIGLENFLTDGNIYLIQTPTESGVNRYIWVAKMRKQDIETDIFPMDITDGGITVHERAAGFSMMGQRDGPFPGE; translated from the coding sequence ATGACCGAGCTCACACGCACCGGAATCGAGGGACTCGATTCGATCCTCGGTGGGGGCATTGTCGACAACGCGACCGTACTGATCAGTGGGAACCCCGGCACCGGAAAGAGCATCCTCGGGTTGCAGTACATCTACAACGGCGTACAGGAGTTCGACGAGAAGGGAATCTACCTCTCCTTCGAGGAGAACCGGGAGGACATCGCACAGGCGGCCGAATCCATCGGCTTCGACGACTGGCGCGAACTGGTCGAGGAGGACGAAATCCTCATCTACGACAAGCAGGAACTGCTCCGCCACAACGACTTCAACGACACGCTGGAACTGTTGCTGGACGAGTTCGAGGAGATGGAGTACGAACGACTCGTCCTCGACTCGCTGACGATGTTCGAACTGTTCTTCGCGGACGAACAGGAAAAACGGACGTACCTCCTCAAATTCTCGGATATTCTGAAGGCCAACGGGCTGACATCGCTGCTCATCGCGGAGCAGTCCGCCGTCTTTCCCGAACAGGACATCGGCCTCGAGAACTTCCTCACCGACGGGAACATCTACCTGATCCAGACGCCGACCGAGTCGGGCGTCAACCGGTACATCTGGGTCGCGAAGATGCGAAAACAGGACATCGAGACGGACATCTTCCCCATGGACATCACCGACGGAGGCATCACCGTCCACGAACGCGCCGCTGGATTCTCGATGATGGGCCAGCGTGACGGCCCGTTCCCCGGCGAGTGA
- a CDS encoding archaellin/type IV pilin N-terminal domain-containing protein has protein sequence MFEERTERGQVGIGTLIVFIAMVLVAAIAAGVLINTAGFLQTQSEQTGQQSSAQVTDRLEPVSKTGNVSAYDYNNNSIRGSVAVNNDTSLAVDNVSMVVQKSPGASDINMSATTFELIGPDGTDRFAFTNGTAINKTRGDVRSLQDDDNSLNTTRDAGLILNSRTDRLVVTINMTALDQNGAYDNDPLEPGETLTLRVNTESGATSIIRIQVPQSLNGEKSVEL, from the coding sequence ATGTTCGAAGAACGAACGGAGAGGGGACAGGTCGGTATTGGGACGCTCATCGTGTTCATCGCGATGGTCCTGGTCGCGGCGATCGCGGCCGGCGTCCTGATCAACACCGCCGGCTTCCTCCAGACGCAGTCAGAACAGACGGGTCAACAGAGTAGCGCACAGGTCACGGATCGGCTCGAACCGGTCTCGAAAACCGGGAACGTGTCCGCCTACGACTACAATAATAACTCGATACGGGGCAGCGTCGCGGTCAACAATGACACTTCTCTTGCCGTCGACAACGTGTCGATGGTGGTCCAGAAGTCGCCGGGGGCGAGCGACATCAACATGAGCGCGACGACGTTCGAACTCATCGGGCCGGACGGCACCGATCGCTTCGCGTTCACTAACGGCACGGCGATCAACAAGACCCGTGGCGACGTGCGGTCCCTTCAGGACGACGACAATTCGCTCAACACGACCCGCGACGCGGGCCTGATACTGAACAGCCGGACCGACCGGTTGGTCGTCACGATCAACATGACTGCCCTCGACCAGAACGGAGCATACGACAATGATCCACTGGAACCCGGTGAGACGCTCACGCTCCGGGTCAACACCGAGAGCGGCGCGACAAGCATCATCCGCATCCAGGTGCCCCAGTCGCTCAACGGCGAGAAGTCGGTCGAACTGTAG
- a CDS encoding CARDB domain-containing protein codes for MASVSASHLILFIASLVIAAGVAGTFTQGISRLSDGIDDQSLEVSEEVRTDIEVISDAGSPVYNNSTNTVTLLVKNTGTANIPADSRFIEILVDGRYRTNVTITVVDGETWQPNNVIRLEINGTDLSPGDHRVKLIVNGDEEVFRFRT; via the coding sequence GTGGCCAGCGTCTCCGCCTCTCACCTGATCCTCTTCATCGCGAGCCTCGTCATCGCCGCGGGCGTCGCCGGCACGTTCACGCAGGGCATCTCGCGGCTGAGCGATGGTATCGACGACCAGAGCCTCGAAGTCTCGGAGGAGGTGCGCACCGACATCGAGGTCATCAGCGACGCGGGCAGTCCGGTCTACAACAATTCGACGAACACCGTGACGCTCCTCGTGAAGAACACGGGGACCGCCAACATCCCGGCCGACTCACGGTTCATCGAGATACTGGTCGACGGCCGGTACCGGACGAACGTCACGATCACCGTCGTCGACGGCGAGACGTGGCAGCCAAACAACGTGATCCGCCTCGAAATCAACGGGACGGACCTCTCGCCCGGCGACCACCGGGTGAAACTGATCGTCAACGGCGACGAGGAGGTGTTCAGGTTCCGCACATGA
- a CDS encoding ATPase domain-containing protein has product MSGTGSNLLSLGLEDHDRLNKELGGGVPRGSIVLAEGDYGAGKSALSQRFTYGFCEEGHTVTYLSTELTTRGFIDQMHSLSYDMVDHLLDENVLFLHADFDTGGRLSDEGEGERKELLKRLMNAEMMWNSEVVVVDTFDAILRNDPKFEALVRQNEERQAALEIIGFFRDVISQGKVIVLTVDPSTVDEEAIGPFRSIADVFLELEMVEVGNDVRRQISVKRFAGMGQQVGDTIGYSVRSGTGIVIESRSVA; this is encoded by the coding sequence ATGAGTGGGACTGGTTCCAACCTGCTGTCGCTCGGATTGGAGGATCACGACCGCCTGAACAAGGAACTCGGCGGCGGCGTCCCCCGCGGGAGCATCGTCCTCGCCGAGGGCGACTACGGCGCCGGCAAGAGTGCCCTGTCCCAGCGGTTCACCTACGGCTTCTGCGAGGAAGGCCACACCGTGACCTACCTCTCGACGGAGTTGACCACCCGCGGGTTCATCGACCAGATGCACTCGCTGTCGTACGACATGGTCGACCATCTACTCGACGAGAACGTCCTCTTTCTCCACGCCGACTTCGACACCGGCGGCCGCCTCTCCGACGAGGGGGAGGGCGAGCGCAAGGAACTCCTCAAGCGTCTGATGAACGCGGAGATGATGTGGAACTCGGAGGTCGTCGTCGTCGACACCTTCGACGCCATCCTCCGTAACGACCCGAAGTTCGAGGCGCTGGTCCGGCAGAACGAGGAGCGCCAGGCCGCCCTCGAGATCATCGGCTTCTTCCGCGACGTCATCTCGCAGGGGAAGGTGATCGTCCTGACGGTCGACCCCTCCACCGTCGACGAGGAGGCCATCGGCCCCTTCCGCTCCATCGCCGACGTGTTCCTCGAACTCGAGATGGTGGAAGTGGGCAACGACGTGCGCCGGCAGATTTCGGTCAAGCGGTTCGCGGGCATGGGACAGCAGGTCGGAGACACCA